A portion of the Krasilnikovia cinnamomea genome contains these proteins:
- a CDS encoding lysine 5,6-aminomutase subunit alpha — protein sequence MAGKLKLDPRVVRRARALAARAGRPVVDLARSHTTVSVERAVLRLAGVRGADSDGIPWVNRLVDAVVADVGLGHGVAVPVFHALAAEGLDDVTVLAQKAAAGAVRFAVPEKKAEVNAARRAAKRATGAGVKLIDKRRVERDRLIRRFGDPKQRPWIYLIVATGDIYEDIPQAQAAARAGADVIAVIRSTGQSLLDYVPEGATREGFAGTYATQENFRLMRAALDETSRELGRYVRLTNYASGLCMPEIAALAGMERLDMMLNDSMYGILFRDINPIRTFVDQRFSRQVHARAGIIINTGEDNYLTTADAVEAAHTVTVSQLLNEYFAHEAGLADWQLGLGHAFEINPDLPDSFRMELAHALLARELFPDAPLKWMPPTKHMTGDVFRGNLLDGFFNLVGALTGQGILLVGMMTEAVVTPWLSDRDVALQNVRYVLNGAGNLHEDFVPAPGGFIQQRGQQVLAEAVELLEEIVDDTLLNAIADGTFGIMKRPADRGKGLDGVAKHDEDYYNPVTEALEAAPVSEGKGARK from the coding sequence GTGGCCGGGAAGTTGAAGCTGGATCCGCGGGTGGTGCGCCGGGCGCGTGCGCTCGCGGCGCGGGCGGGGCGGCCGGTGGTGGACCTGGCGCGTTCGCACACGACGGTGTCGGTGGAGCGGGCGGTGCTGCGGCTGGCCGGGGTGCGCGGTGCGGATTCCGATGGGATTCCGTGGGTGAACCGGCTGGTGGACGCGGTGGTCGCGGATGTGGGTTTGGGGCACGGGGTGGCGGTTCCCGTGTTCCACGCCCTGGCCGCTGAGGGCCTGGACGATGTGACGGTGCTGGCGCAGAAGGCGGCGGCGGGTGCGGTGCGGTTCGCCGTACCGGAGAAGAAGGCCGAGGTGAACGCGGCGCGGCGGGCGGCGAAGCGGGCGACCGGCGCGGGCGTGAAGTTGATCGACAAGCGGCGGGTGGAGCGGGACCGGTTGATCCGCCGGTTCGGGGATCCCAAGCAGCGGCCGTGGATCTATCTGATCGTGGCGACCGGGGACATCTACGAGGACATTCCGCAGGCGCAGGCGGCGGCGCGGGCGGGTGCGGATGTGATCGCGGTGATCCGGTCGACGGGTCAGTCGTTGCTGGACTACGTGCCGGAGGGGGCGACCCGGGAGGGTTTCGCGGGCACGTACGCGACGCAGGAGAATTTCCGGCTGATGCGGGCCGCGTTGGATGAGACGTCGCGGGAGCTGGGCCGCTATGTGCGGTTGACGAACTATGCGAGCGGGTTGTGCATGCCGGAGATCGCGGCGCTGGCCGGGATGGAGCGGCTGGACATGATGCTCAACGATTCGATGTACGGGATTCTGTTCCGCGACATCAATCCGATCCGGACGTTCGTGGATCAGCGGTTCTCCCGGCAGGTGCATGCCCGGGCCGGGATCATCATCAACACTGGTGAGGACAACTATCTGACCACCGCGGACGCGGTGGAGGCGGCGCACACGGTGACGGTGTCGCAGTTGTTGAACGAGTACTTCGCGCACGAGGCGGGGCTGGCGGACTGGCAGCTGGGGTTGGGGCACGCGTTCGAGATCAACCCGGATCTGCCGGATTCGTTCCGGATGGAGTTGGCGCACGCGTTGCTGGCGCGGGAGTTGTTCCCGGACGCGCCGCTGAAGTGGATGCCGCCGACCAAGCACATGACCGGTGACGTGTTCCGGGGCAATCTGCTGGACGGGTTCTTCAACCTGGTGGGTGCGCTGACGGGGCAGGGGATTCTGCTGGTCGGGATGATGACCGAGGCGGTGGTGACGCCGTGGCTGTCCGACCGCGACGTCGCCCTGCAGAACGTGCGGTACGTGCTGAACGGGGCCGGGAATCTGCACGAGGACTTCGTGCCGGCGCCGGGCGGGTTCATTCAGCAGCGCGGTCAGCAGGTCCTCGCGGAGGCGGTGGAGCTGCTGGAGGAGATCGTGGACGACACGCTGCTGAACGCGATCGCGGACGGCACCTTCGGGATCATGAAGCGGCCTGCGGACCGGGGTAAGGGCCTGGACGGTGTCGCGAAGCACGACGAGGACTACTACAACCCGGTGACCGAGGCGCTGGAGGCGGCGCCCGTTTCCGAGGGCAAGGGGGCCCGGAAGTGA
- a CDS encoding amidohydrolase, whose amino-acid sequence MTDSPSVRYVNGRFYSAAEPRATAMLVRDGRVAWLGAAEQAPVADVTVDLDGALVTPAFVDSHQHATDTGLVADGLNLSGVRSAGELLDAVARFAGSRPGDAVVHGHGWDESTWREQTPPSAAELDRAAGGRRVYLTQASVHSALCSSALLARAEGVPGYDASGWLREQAHHAVRAVALGSLSAAQRTAAQRVALAQAASRGVAAVHECGGPGTSSEADFLSVLALSGAGLPQVFGYWGELGGAARARELGALGAAGDLYADGALGSRTASLREPYADGSGCGEAFVSAEQAAEHILDCVRVGVQAGFHAIGDAAIEAVLEGFALAARQVGVDRLREGRHRVEHLELADKAMIARLVEFGLVASVQPVFDELWGGPRRMYAQRLGVARAMASNPIGAMHATGVALAFGSDAPVTAPDPWAMVAAAAAPRNPVFRMGVRSAFAASTRGGWRAAGVDDAGVLVPGAAATFAVWDTPGGTAEGLPALLVDAEGVVPARPVCRRTVLRGETIFEG is encoded by the coding sequence ATGACTGATTCCCCCTCGGTGCGGTATGTCAACGGCAGGTTCTATTCGGCGGCGGAGCCGCGGGCCACGGCGATGCTGGTGCGTGACGGCCGGGTCGCGTGGCTGGGTGCGGCGGAGCAGGCGCCCGTGGCGGACGTGACGGTGGATCTCGATGGGGCGCTGGTGACCCCGGCGTTCGTGGACTCGCATCAGCACGCCACCGACACCGGCCTGGTGGCCGACGGGTTGAACCTCTCGGGGGTGCGTTCGGCGGGTGAGCTGCTGGACGCGGTGGCGCGGTTCGCGGGGTCGCGGCCGGGTGACGCGGTGGTGCACGGGCACGGCTGGGACGAGTCGACGTGGCGGGAGCAGACTCCGCCGTCGGCGGCGGAGCTGGACCGGGCGGCGGGTGGGCGGCGGGTGTATCTGACGCAGGCGTCGGTGCATTCGGCGTTGTGTTCGTCGGCGTTGCTGGCGCGGGCCGAGGGTGTGCCCGGGTACGACGCGTCCGGGTGGCTGCGGGAGCAGGCGCATCACGCGGTGCGGGCGGTGGCGTTGGGCTCGTTGAGTGCGGCGCAGCGTACGGCGGCGCAGCGGGTCGCGTTGGCGCAGGCGGCGTCGCGGGGGGTGGCGGCGGTGCACGAGTGTGGTGGGCCGGGCACTTCCAGTGAGGCGGATTTCCTGTCGGTGCTGGCGTTGTCGGGTGCAGGGTTGCCGCAGGTGTTCGGGTACTGGGGTGAGCTGGGCGGTGCGGCGCGGGCCCGGGAGCTGGGTGCGTTGGGCGCGGCCGGTGATCTGTACGCGGATGGTGCGCTGGGGTCGCGGACGGCGTCGTTGCGGGAGCCGTACGCGGACGGGTCGGGGTGTGGTGAGGCGTTTGTCTCCGCGGAGCAGGCCGCGGAGCACATCCTGGATTGTGTGCGCGTGGGTGTGCAGGCGGGTTTCCACGCGATCGGGGACGCGGCGATCGAGGCGGTGCTGGAGGGTTTCGCGCTGGCGGCGCGGCAGGTCGGGGTGGATCGGTTGCGGGAGGGCCGGCATCGGGTGGAGCACCTGGAGCTGGCGGACAAGGCGATGATCGCGCGGCTGGTGGAGTTCGGCCTGGTGGCGAGTGTGCAGCCGGTGTTCGACGAGTTGTGGGGTGGTCCGCGGCGGATGTATGCGCAGCGGTTGGGGGTGGCGCGGGCGATGGCGTCGAATCCGATCGGGGCGATGCATGCGACGGGGGTGGCGTTGGCGTTCGGGTCGGACGCTCCGGTGACGGCGCCGGATCCGTGGGCGATGGTGGCGGCCGCGGCGGCGCCGCGTAATCCGGTTTTCCGGATGGGTGTGCGTTCGGCGTTCGCGGCGAGTACCCGGGGCGGGTGGCGGGCGGCCGGGGTGGACGACGCGGGGGTGCTGGTGCCGGGGGCGGCGGCGACGTTCGCGGTGTGGGACACGCCGGGTGGGACGGCTGAGGGGCTGCCGGCGCTGTTGGTGGACGCGGAGGGTGTGGTGCCGGCGCGGCCGGTGTGCCGGCGCACGGTGCTGCGCGGCGAGACGATCTTCGAGGGTTGA
- a CDS encoding L-erythro-3,5-diaminohexanoate dehydrogenase: protein MSFPVGLSRVVEPAGVLPQAAWRLDPRPQLGADEVRIRVERLNLDAASFRQLAEKHGGDGAAVRAEVLEIVGTRGKMHNPVTGSGGMLIGTVDEVGPESPLPVKVGDRVATLVSLTLTPLAITDGLAGWDGRSEQVPAQGHAILFGRSVVAVLPDDMPGELALAVFDVCGAPALTDRVVRGHAANGPVSVAVLGGAGKSGSLALTAARLAGARTVGVVVSEAERDTLTAAGLADEVAIADARNPVAVSSAVAQALGGPATVTVVCVDVPGCEHGAILATANGGTVIFFSMATSFSAAALGAEGLAADVTMLVGNGYVPGHAEFAVDLVRRSPAVRALFEARVAGH, encoded by the coding sequence ATGTCGTTTCCGGTGGGTTTGTCGCGGGTGGTTGAGCCGGCGGGTGTGTTGCCTCAGGCCGCGTGGCGGCTGGATCCCCGCCCGCAGCTGGGCGCCGACGAGGTGCGTATCCGGGTGGAGCGGCTGAATCTGGACGCGGCGAGCTTCCGGCAGCTGGCGGAGAAGCACGGTGGTGACGGGGCCGCGGTCCGCGCCGAGGTGCTGGAGATCGTCGGCACGCGCGGCAAGATGCACAACCCGGTGACCGGCTCGGGCGGGATGCTGATCGGCACGGTCGACGAGGTCGGCCCGGAGTCGCCGCTGCCGGTGAAGGTCGGCGACCGGGTGGCGACCCTGGTGTCGCTGACCCTGACCCCCCTCGCCATCACGGACGGGCTGGCCGGGTGGGACGGGCGCAGCGAGCAGGTGCCGGCGCAGGGTCACGCGATCCTGTTCGGGCGTTCGGTGGTGGCGGTGCTGCCCGACGACATGCCCGGGGAGTTGGCCCTGGCGGTGTTCGACGTGTGTGGCGCCCCGGCGTTGACCGACCGGGTGGTGCGCGGGCACGCGGCGAACGGCCCGGTGAGTGTGGCGGTGCTGGGCGGCGCCGGTAAGAGCGGGTCGCTGGCGTTGACGGCGGCGCGGCTGGCGGGCGCCCGTACCGTCGGGGTGGTCGTCTCGGAGGCCGAGCGGGACACGCTGACGGCGGCCGGGTTGGCCGACGAGGTCGCGATCGCGGACGCCCGCAATCCGGTGGCGGTGTCGTCGGCGGTGGCGCAGGCCCTGGGCGGCCCGGCGACCGTGACGGTCGTGTGCGTGGACGTGCCGGGCTGTGAGCACGGGGCGATCCTGGCGACGGCGAACGGCGGCACGGTGATCTTCTTCTCGATGGCGACGAGTTTCTCGGCGGCGGCGTTGGGCGCGGAGGGCCTGGCGGCGGACGTGACGATGCTGGTGGGCAACGGGTACGTGCCGGGTCACGCGGAGTTCGCGGTGGATCTGGTGCGGCGTTCCCCGGCGGTCCGCGCGCTGTTCGAGGCGCGGGTCGCGGGACACTGA
- a CDS encoding KamA family radical SAM protein, with translation MTQIPTGAAIPTTGQPYEYQRRTLVEPDWTRFPGWRDVTAAQWESAQWQRVNCVKNIKQLRAVMGDLLDERFYADLEADMARLATMSMLVPPQMLNTMVPDKTPDTESFYADPIRRYMIPVATDRHLDWPSHPHATRDSLHEHDMWVAEGLTHRYPTKVLAELLSTCPQYCGHCTRMDLVGNSTPTVDKLKLTLKPVDRYDAHLAYLKAHPGVRDVVVSGGDVANVPWKQLENYLMGLLSVPTVRDIRLATKALMGLPQHWLQSDVVEGLHRVAITAERRGVNLAVHTHVNHVNSLTPLVAQAARTLIEVGVRDVRNQGVLMRGVNATTEDLLDLCFGLQGEAGILPYYFYMCDMIPNAEHWRVPVWYAQQLQHDMMGYLPGYATPRIVCDVPFVGKRWVHMVSEYDREHGISYWTKNYRTSIEADDTEALSKLYAYYDPIDTLPESGQQWWRKQQEDGAATA, from the coding sequence TTGACTCAGATCCCCACGGGTGCTGCCATCCCCACCACCGGGCAGCCCTACGAGTACCAGCGCCGCACCCTGGTCGAACCGGACTGGACCCGCTTCCCCGGCTGGCGCGACGTCACCGCCGCCCAGTGGGAATCCGCCCAATGGCAGCGCGTCAACTGCGTCAAGAACATCAAGCAGCTGCGCGCCGTCATGGGCGACCTGCTCGACGAGCGCTTCTACGCCGACCTCGAAGCCGACATGGCGCGCCTGGCCACCATGTCGATGCTGGTACCGCCGCAGATGCTCAACACCATGGTGCCGGACAAGACCCCCGACACGGAGTCCTTCTACGCCGACCCCATCCGGCGGTACATGATCCCCGTGGCCACCGACCGCCACCTCGACTGGCCGTCGCACCCCCACGCCACCCGTGACTCCCTGCACGAGCACGACATGTGGGTCGCCGAGGGCCTCACCCACCGCTACCCCACCAAGGTCCTGGCCGAGCTGCTCTCCACCTGCCCCCAGTACTGCGGCCACTGCACCCGCATGGACCTGGTCGGCAACAGCACCCCCACCGTCGACAAGCTCAAGCTCACCCTCAAGCCGGTCGACCGCTACGACGCCCACCTCGCCTACCTCAAGGCCCACCCCGGCGTCCGCGACGTCGTGGTCTCCGGCGGCGACGTCGCCAACGTGCCGTGGAAGCAGCTCGAGAACTACCTCATGGGCCTGCTGAGCGTGCCCACCGTCCGCGACATCCGGCTGGCCACCAAGGCACTCATGGGCCTGCCCCAGCACTGGCTGCAGTCCGACGTCGTCGAGGGCCTGCACCGCGTCGCCATCACCGCCGAACGGCGCGGCGTCAACCTCGCGGTGCACACCCACGTCAACCACGTCAACTCGCTGACCCCGCTGGTCGCCCAGGCCGCCCGTACCCTCATCGAGGTCGGCGTCCGCGACGTGCGCAACCAGGGCGTGCTCATGCGCGGCGTCAACGCCACCACCGAGGACCTGCTCGACCTGTGCTTCGGGCTGCAGGGCGAGGCCGGCATCCTGCCGTACTACTTCTACATGTGCGACATGATCCCCAACGCCGAGCACTGGCGCGTCCCGGTCTGGTACGCCCAGCAGCTGCAGCACGACATGATGGGCTACCTGCCCGGCTACGCCACCCCCCGGATCGTCTGCGACGTCCCGTTCGTCGGCAAGCGCTGGGTGCACATGGTCTCCGAGTACGACCGCGAGCACGGCATCTCGTACTGGACGAAGAACTACCGGACCTCGATCGAGGCCGACGACACCGAGGCGCTCAGCAAGCTCTACGCGTACTACGACCCGATCGACACGCTGCCGGAGTCCGGCCAGCAGTGGTGGCGCAAGCAGCAGGAGGACGGCGCCGCGACCGCCTGA
- a CDS encoding CsbD family protein produces the protein MSFTDKIKNEAEELTGKAKQKIGDATDNERLQAEGQTQETSAHAKQAGEHVKDAGRDVRDAFS, from the coding sequence ATGAGCTTCACCGACAAGATCAAGAATGAGGCGGAGGAGCTGACCGGCAAGGCGAAGCAGAAGATCGGCGACGCCACCGACAACGAGCGCCTGCAGGCGGAGGGCCAGACCCAGGAGACCTCTGCGCATGCGAAGCAGGCCGGTGAGCACGTGAAGGACGCCGGTCGCGACGTGCGCGACGCGTTCAGCTGA
- a CDS encoding plasmid stabilization protein — protein MPQQSWSSKRERQYEHIKESERERGRSTDRAKEIAARTVNKQRAESGEARSSGRSKEALYAEAKRRHITGRSKMTKAELERALR, from the coding sequence ATGCCACAGCAGTCCTGGAGCAGTAAGCGCGAACGGCAGTACGAGCACATCAAGGAGAGCGAACGGGAGCGCGGCCGTTCGACGGACCGGGCGAAGGAGATCGCCGCCCGTACGGTGAACAAGCAGCGCGCCGAGTCCGGCGAGGCCCGTTCGAGCGGTCGCTCGAAGGAGGCCCTGTACGCCGAGGCCAAGCGCCGGCACATCACGGGTCGCTCGAAGATGACCAAGGCCGAGCTCGAACGCGCCCTGAGATGA
- a CDS encoding Lrp/AsnC family transcriptional regulator encodes MEEIDRAIVGALTVDGRLSYTDLAERVGLSVSAVHQRVRRLEQRGVIGGYTARVSYEALDLPMTAFVAIRPFDPSQPDDAPERLAHLAEIDSCYSVAGEDFYLLLVRVASPADLERLLQEIRTAANVTTRTTVVLSTPYENRPPKIFPTDSSST; translated from the coding sequence GTGGAAGAGATCGATCGGGCGATCGTCGGCGCCCTCACGGTGGACGGGCGGCTGTCCTATACCGACCTGGCCGAGCGGGTGGGCCTGAGCGTGTCCGCGGTGCACCAGCGGGTGCGGCGGCTGGAGCAGCGCGGCGTCATCGGCGGGTACACGGCCCGGGTCTCCTACGAGGCGCTGGACCTGCCGATGACGGCGTTCGTGGCGATCCGGCCGTTCGACCCGTCGCAGCCGGACGACGCCCCGGAGCGGCTGGCCCACCTGGCGGAGATCGACTCCTGCTACTCGGTGGCGGGGGAGGACTTCTACCTGCTGCTCGTGCGGGTGGCCAGCCCGGCGGATCTGGAACGGCTGCTGCAGGAGATCCGTACGGCGGCCAACGTCACCACCCGCACCACGGTGGTGCTGTCCACGCCGTACGAGAACCGCCCTCCGAAGATCTTCCCCACGGACTCCTCTTCCACCTAG
- a CDS encoding acyl-CoA dehydrogenase family protein, protein MTVDRILPTDEAYELIGLAQEIADGELAPRVDDFEARGEFPREVLRTVGRAGLLGLPYPEADGGAGQPYEVYLQVLEVLAGRWTAIAEAVSVHTLSCFPVAAHGSEGQRKMLPDMLGGDLLGAYCLSEPQGGSDAANLATRAERDGDDWVLTGTKAWITHGGQADFYNIFCRTGGPGASGISCVLADRDTPGLLPQKPEKTMGLRSSPPAQIVLEGARVPGDRLVGTENGGFRIAMEALDAGRLGIAACSVGLAQAAVDYAASYAREREQFGRPIAEFQGLSFMLADMATQVSAARALMLAAARLKDAGRPFSVEAAKAKLFATDVAMRVTTDAVQVLGGYGFVADHPVERWFREAKVMQIVEGTNQIQRLVIGRSLTRG, encoded by the coding sequence GTGACGGTCGATCGCATACTTCCCACGGACGAGGCGTACGAACTGATCGGGCTGGCCCAGGAGATCGCCGACGGCGAACTGGCGCCCCGGGTCGACGACTTCGAGGCACGCGGTGAGTTCCCCCGCGAGGTGCTGCGTACGGTGGGGCGGGCCGGGCTGCTCGGCCTGCCGTACCCCGAGGCCGACGGCGGCGCGGGCCAGCCGTACGAGGTCTATCTGCAGGTCCTGGAGGTGCTGGCCGGGCGCTGGACGGCGATCGCCGAGGCGGTCAGCGTGCACACCCTGTCGTGCTTCCCGGTTGCCGCGCACGGCAGCGAAGGCCAGCGCAAGATGCTGCCCGACATGCTCGGCGGTGACCTGCTCGGTGCGTACTGCCTGTCCGAGCCGCAGGGCGGCTCGGACGCGGCCAACCTGGCCACCCGCGCGGAGCGCGACGGCGACGACTGGGTGCTCACCGGCACCAAGGCGTGGATCACCCACGGCGGCCAGGCCGATTTCTACAACATCTTCTGCCGTACGGGCGGGCCGGGCGCCTCGGGCATCTCCTGCGTGCTGGCCGACCGCGACACGCCCGGGCTGCTGCCGCAGAAACCGGAGAAGACCATGGGCCTGCGCTCGTCGCCGCCCGCGCAGATCGTCCTCGAGGGTGCCCGGGTGCCCGGCGACCGCCTGGTCGGCACCGAGAACGGCGGGTTCCGCATCGCGATGGAGGCCCTGGACGCCGGGCGTCTCGGCATCGCCGCGTGCTCGGTGGGGCTGGCCCAGGCGGCGGTGGACTACGCGGCCTCGTACGCCCGGGAGCGCGAGCAGTTCGGCCGCCCGATCGCGGAGTTCCAGGGGCTCAGCTTCATGCTGGCGGACATGGCCACCCAGGTGTCGGCGGCCCGGGCGCTGATGCTGGCGGCGGCGCGGCTCAAGGACGCCGGGCGGCCGTTCTCGGTGGAGGCGGCGAAGGCCAAGCTGTTCGCCACGGACGTCGCCATGCGGGTGACCACGGACGCGGTGCAGGTCCTGGGCGGGTACGGCTTCGTGGCCGACCACCCGGTGGAGCGCTGGTTCCGCGAGGCCAAGGTGATGCAGATCGTCGAGGGCACCAACCAGATCCAGCGGCTGGTGATCGGACGGTCGCTGACGCGCGGCTGA
- a CDS encoding alpha/beta fold hydrolase — MTATVDAPGTTYVSVRGVRIRVRETGDPAGPPVLLLHGIGRSLEDWAPQHDRFDAEFRVLSVDLPGYGLSQRMPETTTLATLADGVAATLDSVGERRPVHLMGNSLGGAVALQMLARDPSRVQTLALVNSAGFGRGVTSMLRVLAVPGLGRMLLSRTDPRTARHVERQQFHDRAYATEARIAHALRVAAQPDRVPVFLETARALGTFRGVRPAWRSTLLREVAAHPRPTLIVWGDRDLILPATQLAAARTALPHARSHMFADTGHMPQIERADDFAALVRRFLAEAQTEAPA, encoded by the coding sequence ATGACCGCGACCGTCGACGCCCCCGGCACCACCTACGTCTCCGTCCGCGGGGTCCGCATCCGGGTCCGCGAGACCGGCGACCCGGCCGGCCCGCCCGTGCTGCTGCTGCACGGCATCGGGCGCAGCCTGGAGGACTGGGCGCCCCAGCACGACCGCTTCGACGCCGAGTTCCGGGTGCTGAGCGTGGACCTGCCCGGCTACGGGCTGTCCCAGCGGATGCCCGAGACCACCACCCTGGCCACGCTCGCCGACGGCGTCGCCGCCACCCTGGACTCGGTGGGCGAGCGGCGGCCGGTGCACCTGATGGGCAATTCCCTCGGTGGCGCGGTCGCCCTGCAGATGCTGGCCCGCGACCCGTCCCGGGTGCAGACCCTGGCGCTGGTGAACAGCGCCGGGTTCGGCCGTGGGGTCACCTCGATGCTGCGCGTGCTGGCCGTCCCCGGGCTGGGCCGGATGCTGCTGAGCCGCACGGACCCGCGGACCGCGCGGCACGTCGAGCGCCAGCAGTTCCACGACCGCGCGTACGCCACCGAGGCCCGCATCGCGCACGCCCTGCGGGTCGCCGCCCAGCCGGACCGGGTGCCGGTGTTCCTGGAGACCGCCCGGGCCCTGGGCACCTTCCGCGGCGTCCGGCCGGCCTGGCGCTCCACGCTGCTGCGGGAGGTGGCCGCGCACCCACGCCCGACCCTGATCGTGTGGGGCGACCGCGACCTCATCCTGCCCGCCACCCAGCTGGCCGCCGCCCGTACGGCCCTGCCGCACGCGCGCTCGCACATGTTCGCCGACACCGGGCACATGCCCCAGATCGAACGCGCGGACGACTTCGCGGCGCTGGTGCGCCGTTTCCTCGCCGAAGCGCAGACCGAGGCACCGGCCTGA
- a CDS encoding SDR family NAD(P)-dependent oxidoreductase produces MTRLSPYRFAGRTAVLTGAASGIGEQLAHGLAARGSDLVLLDRDALRLDAVAEALRTAYPGVTVRTHVVDLADRAAAVAAAERIRAEHPAINLLINNAGVALGGRFEQLTLEEFEWVMAVNLSAPLVLIHHLLPALAAAPGSHLVNVSSLYGLIAPAGQSAYSSSKFALRGLSEVLRGELRGRDIGVTTVHPGGIRTRIAETARVGVNVSAEESEQGKQIFRAMLTFPPEKAAEQILDGVRRRRARVLIGASAKLPDVLARITPAHHMRVIQALTAAVVRAAASRTRPGAEQPTTGQEAAR; encoded by the coding sequence ATGACCCGCCTCAGCCCGTACCGTTTCGCCGGGCGCACCGCCGTGCTCACCGGCGCCGCCAGCGGCATCGGCGAACAGCTCGCCCACGGCCTCGCCGCCCGGGGCAGCGACCTGGTCCTGCTCGACCGCGACGCGCTGCGCCTGGACGCGGTCGCGGAGGCGCTGCGCACGGCATACCCGGGCGTCACGGTACGGACGCACGTCGTGGATCTCGCCGACCGCGCCGCCGCGGTGGCCGCCGCCGAGCGGATCCGCGCCGAGCACCCCGCGATCAACCTGCTCATCAACAACGCGGGCGTCGCGCTGGGCGGCCGGTTCGAGCAGCTCACCCTCGAGGAGTTCGAGTGGGTGATGGCGGTCAACCTCAGCGCCCCGCTGGTGCTCATCCACCACCTGCTGCCCGCCCTGGCCGCGGCCCCCGGCAGCCACCTCGTCAACGTCTCCAGCCTGTACGGCCTCATCGCCCCGGCCGGGCAGTCCGCGTACAGCTCCAGCAAGTTCGCGCTGCGCGGGCTCAGCGAGGTGCTGCGCGGCGAGCTGCGCGGCCGTGACATCGGGGTGACCACGGTGCACCCCGGCGGCATCCGCACCCGGATCGCCGAGACCGCCCGCGTCGGGGTCAACGTCTCCGCCGAGGAGTCCGAACAGGGCAAGCAGATCTTCCGCGCGATGCTGACCTTCCCGCCGGAGAAGGCGGCCGAGCAGATCCTCGACGGCGTACGGCGCCGCCGCGCCCGGGTCCTCATCGGCGCCAGTGCGAAGCTGCCCGACGTGCTGGCCCGGATCACCCCGGCCCACCACATGCGCGTCATCCAGGCGCTCACCGCCGCGGTGGTCCGCGCCGCCGCGAGCCGCACCAGACCCGGTGCCGAGCAGCCCACCACCGGACAGGAGGCCGCCCGATGA